The Candidatus Delongbacteria bacterium genome contains the following window.
ATCAGCAAGAGGGGCGCACGTGCGCCCCTCTTGCGTGTTTTAGGTCATGTGCGCCGCGCGGGCCGCAGCACCGGCTACTTCAACAGGTGCAGGAGTTGTGAGCCCGTGCCGCTGCCCGTCTCCAGCACTGCCAAGTAGAGACCACTGGCCAGCTGGTCGGCGGACCAGCGCAGCTCGTGATGACCGGCTGCCAGGTTGCCGTCCTGCAGGAGTGCCACGCGCTGCCCGGCCACGTTGTAGATGCTCACGCGCACGTGCCCGGAATGCGCCAGGTCGACGGGCAGGGTCGTGCTTGGATTGAAGGGGTTCGGATAGGCCGGGCGCAGGGTCCTGTTGGCGGGTTGGGGCGTGTCCTGCTGGTCGGCCAATGCGGCTTCACTCGCCCTGGGCAGGCTGCGGACGTCGCCCCAGATCGATTGGCTGTCCAGCCCGGCTTGCAGCGACCACTGCCACGCCGCCAGGCTGTCCGGCCGGACGCTGAGAGTGTCGATTCCGGTTCCATCCGGTCCCGGACCGGCCACCCAATGGGGCGGATCCTCGTCGTGCACGACCACGATCAGGTCGGAGGGCTGGCCGCAACCGTACGCGTCGCAAGCCTGATAGGCGAAGACATAAGTGCCGCACTTGCCCGCGCGCGGACGCCAGCTCCAGGCCTGGCCTTCGATGGGCTGACCATCCACCGAGTAGCTCAGCTCATCGCCGTCCGCGTCGTAGCCCGACAGAGTGGCCCGGGCGGTCTCGCCGTCCCGAATTACCAACTGGAGGCTGGCCACGACGGGTTGGTGATTGAGGGCCATGCCGTCGGGGGCGATGCC
Protein-coding sequences here:
- a CDS encoding C10 family peptidase, whose protein sequence is EYWNWPQQGEFIQSYYHETYGEISVDFNQEFYNWDAISPTMVNADVEELLYHAGVAVRMNYGPNSSSAQSSMISTALRSYFRYQDATRMVWRSSYTAESWRTLLHAELSAGRPVIYRGQGPNGGHAYDVDGVQDSTWFHINWGWSGTFNGYFLLDDLSPGNYYFGDVQGAVIGIAPDGMALNHQPVVASLQLVIRDGETARATLSGYDADGDELSYSVDGQPIEGQAWSWRPRAGKCGTYVFAYQACDAYGCGQPSDLIVVVHDEDPPHWVAGPGPDGTGIDTLSVRPDSLAAWQWSLQAGLDSQSIWGDVRSLPRASEAALADQQDTPQPANRTLRPAYPNPFNPSTTLPVDLAHSGHVRVSIYNVAGQRVALLQDGNLAAGHHELRWSADQLASGLYLAVLETGSGTGSQLLHLLK